A region from the Mustela erminea isolate mMusErm1 chromosome 2, mMusErm1.Pri, whole genome shotgun sequence genome encodes:
- the AMTN gene encoding amelotin has translation MKTMILLLYLLGSTQSLPTQLNPVLGLPPTKPAPHQATLLNQQQPNQVLPSLSLIPLTQLFTLGSDLQLLNPAAGMPPGTQTLPLSLGGLNTQQQLQSQMLPVIVAHLGAHGAIISSEELPVAPKIFAGLLFQPLFPGSILPTSPANPDAQNGILPAGQAGVNPAIQGTAEGFSTTPSDIDDDFGVTAPAGIQKGMHTTQETTTGSPNGIQ, from the exons ATGAAGACTATGATTCTGCTACTTTATCTTCTAGGGTCAACTCAGTCATTACCG ACGCAGCTTAACCCTGTTTTGGGACTTCCTCCAACAAAACCGGCTCCACACCAGGCAACACTTCTAAACCAGCAGCAGCCAAATCAG GTACTCCCCTCTTTAAGTCTGATACCACTGACGCAGTTGTTCACACTGGGGTCAGATCTGCAGCTG CTAAATCCTGCTGCAGGGATGCCACCTGGTACCCAGACCCTCCCCCTGAGCCTGGGGGGACTGAACACACAACAGCAGCTGCAATCCCAA aTGTTACCAGTTATTGTAGCACACCTTGGAGCCCAT GGTGCTATCATAAGCTCAGAAgaattg cCAGTGGCCCCCAAAATCTTCGCAGGACTCCTTTTTCAGCCACTCTTCCCGGGATCCATCCTGCCTACCAGTCCAGCTAATCCAGATGCCCAGAATGGAATCCTTCCTGCAGGGCAAGCCGGAGTGAACCCTGCCATCCAGGGAACTGCAGAGGGCTTTTCCACAACTCCCAGCGACATAGACGATGACTTTGGAGTGACCGCTCCTGCAGGCATCCAAAAGGGCATGCACACCACCCAGGAAACCACCACTGGGTCTCCAAATG GAATTCAGTAA